One region of Miscanthus floridulus cultivar M001 chromosome 19, ASM1932011v1, whole genome shotgun sequence genomic DNA includes:
- the LOC136527753 gene encoding transcription factor GTE1-like isoform X2: MTPANGAPAPATEAAPQEVESEADAFRRQVDDLVSKTDVLERRVKEVVDFYDGKKHGSGGRKGGGGGRHGAYSRGMPDLMRQFGVLLKEIITHPMDFSTIQKKMERKDGSCYTNVREICSDVRLIFANAMKYNDDQNVIHLMAKSLLEKFEEKWLHFLPKVESEEKRQKEEESKGVAATSTSREVAIAKLAKDTDDELNQINRKLEELRKMVVHRCRKMTTDEKRKLGAGLCHLSPDDLNKALEIVAQDNPSFQTKAEEVDLDMDAQSETTLWRLKFFVREALERQANVASGKMDENAKRKREICNALAKTASKRIKKQP, encoded by the exons ATGACGCCGGCGAACGGTGCTCCAGCTCCGGCAACGGAGGCGGCCCCCCAAGAGGTGGAGTCGGAGGCCGATGCGTTCCGGCGCCAGGTTGACGACCTCGTCTCGAAGACCGACGTG CTGGAGAGGCGCGTGAAAGAGGTGGTGGACTTCTACGATGGCAAGAAGCACGGAAGCGGCGGGCGgaagggcggcggtggcggcaggcACGGGGCATACTCGAGGGGGATGCCCGACCTTATGCGCCAGTTCGGCGTGCTTTTGAAAGAG ATTATTACCCATCCTATGGACTTCTCTACCATCCAAAAGAAAATGGAAAGGAAAGATGGTTCCTGTTACACCAATGTTCGAGAAATATGTTCTGATGTTCGATTAATTTTTGCCAATGCGATGAAGTACAATGATGATCAAAATGTAATCCACTTGATGGCTAAATCATTGCTTGAGAAATTTGAAGAGAAGTGGCTCCATTTTCTTCCTAAAGTTGAGAGTGAG GAAAAAAGACAAAAGGAGGAGGAATCAAAGGGTGTTGCAGCCACAAGTACTTCTCGAGAAGTTGCAATCGCAAAATTAGCAAAAGATACTGATGATGAG CTAAATCAGATCAATAGGAAGCTGGAGGAGCTCCGGAAAATGGTGGTTCACAGATGCAG GAAAATGACCACAGATGAGAAGAGGAAGCTGGGTGCAGGTCTCTGCCACTTGTCTCCAGATGATCTTAACAAGGCGCTAGAAATTGTTGCACAAGACAATCCTAGCTTCCAAACTAAAGCAGAAGAAGTGGATCTTGATATGGATGCCCAG AGCGAGACAACCCTATGGAGGCTGAAATTCTTTGTGAGGGAAGCGCTGGAACGACAGGCCAACGTTGCCTCTGGTAAGATGGACGAAAACGCCAAGAGAAAGAGGGAGATATGCAATGCTCTGGCCAAAACCGCCTCGAAACGGATCAAGAAGCAGCCCTAG
- the LOC136527753 gene encoding transcription factor GTE1-like isoform X1 — MTPANGAPAPATEAAPQEVESEADAFRRQVDDLVSKTDVLERRVKEVVDFYDGKKHGSGGRKGGGGGRHGAYSRGMPDLMRQFGVLLKEITSHKDAWPFLEPVDVVTLHIPDYHKIITHPMDFSTIQKKMERKDGSCYTNVREICSDVRLIFANAMKYNDDQNVIHLMAKSLLEKFEEKWLHFLPKVESEEKRQKEEESKGVAATSTSREVAIAKLAKDTDDELNQINRKLEELRKMVVHRCRKMTTDEKRKLGAGLCHLSPDDLNKALEIVAQDNPSFQTKAEEVDLDMDAQSETTLWRLKFFVREALERQANVASGKMDENAKRKREICNALAKTASKRIKKQP; from the exons ATGACGCCGGCGAACGGTGCTCCAGCTCCGGCAACGGAGGCGGCCCCCCAAGAGGTGGAGTCGGAGGCCGATGCGTTCCGGCGCCAGGTTGACGACCTCGTCTCGAAGACCGACGTG CTGGAGAGGCGCGTGAAAGAGGTGGTGGACTTCTACGATGGCAAGAAGCACGGAAGCGGCGGGCGgaagggcggcggtggcggcaggcACGGGGCATACTCGAGGGGGATGCCCGACCTTATGCGCCAGTTCGGCGTGCTTTTGAAAGAG ATCACCTCTCATAAAGATGCATGGCCATTTCTGGAGCCGGTGGATGTTGTAACCCTGCACATTCCTGACTATCACAAA ATTATTACCCATCCTATGGACTTCTCTACCATCCAAAAGAAAATGGAAAGGAAAGATGGTTCCTGTTACACCAATGTTCGAGAAATATGTTCTGATGTTCGATTAATTTTTGCCAATGCGATGAAGTACAATGATGATCAAAATGTAATCCACTTGATGGCTAAATCATTGCTTGAGAAATTTGAAGAGAAGTGGCTCCATTTTCTTCCTAAAGTTGAGAGTGAG GAAAAAAGACAAAAGGAGGAGGAATCAAAGGGTGTTGCAGCCACAAGTACTTCTCGAGAAGTTGCAATCGCAAAATTAGCAAAAGATACTGATGATGAG CTAAATCAGATCAATAGGAAGCTGGAGGAGCTCCGGAAAATGGTGGTTCACAGATGCAG GAAAATGACCACAGATGAGAAGAGGAAGCTGGGTGCAGGTCTCTGCCACTTGTCTCCAGATGATCTTAACAAGGCGCTAGAAATTGTTGCACAAGACAATCCTAGCTTCCAAACTAAAGCAGAAGAAGTGGATCTTGATATGGATGCCCAG AGCGAGACAACCCTATGGAGGCTGAAATTCTTTGTGAGGGAAGCGCTGGAACGACAGGCCAACGTTGCCTCTGGTAAGATGGACGAAAACGCCAAGAGAAAGAGGGAGATATGCAATGCTCTGGCCAAAACCGCCTCGAAACGGATCAAGAAGCAGCCCTAG